The genomic DNA ATAAAGGCCGTAGGAAATCGAAAGATTGTCGCGGCTCAGCATGTCCCACACGGCGGTGCCGTCGCCGGCCGGAGCGTTGTGCTCAATGGTATCCACCAGCTCGCCGGCAACGTTGAAAATGCGGATAGTACATGTTTGCGGCAGATGGTTAAAGTGCAGCGCTCGCGGCCCGCGGCCGGTGGTGTACGGATTCAGCGGTTCCCACGAAGCCGCAGCAACATAGGGATTGGGCACAACTCGAATACGACTCAAAGCATTTTTGGCGGAGTCCGAGTCGACTTTCTCGCCCTCAATCGTGAATTCATAAACATCGCTGCTCAAGAACGGCTTGGAAGTGGCGAGGAAAAGCGTGTCGCCGGCTTGCGGATTGCGCCGCGCGGCATTAAACGTCGTCGCGAAGCTGGCAAACCAGGTGACGGCGCGCTGGCCGCGCACATTTTCAATAAAGAAGATGCGGTCGATCTGGTTCTGCGTGCGCGAGAGCAGCGCCGATTCCGGCGTCGTTCCGGTGCGATCCGAATCCAAAAATGCGAATTCGATATCTTGATTCAGCGTGACGTTGCGGACTTTGAAATTCACCGGGGTCTCGGTAAAGGCCAGGCCGCCGAAGCTGATGACAGACGAACGCCCGGAGGCCGGCGCGCCCACAATGATTTCATAATCATTCGCAATCTTCACGCCTTTGTTGAAACCCACGGTGGGAATGCGAAAATCCGGCGCATGAATCTGGTCGCGATTCGGCCGCCAAAAGCTTTTGGTTAAATCGGCCTGCACTTGCGGCTCATTGGCGAAGGTCAGATAAAACCCGTCATACACCAATTGATCGCTCTTCAAATCGCCGCGCGAAACCAGCACAACTTCCGGTGAGGACAGCCGGGTAAGCGAGAAGTTTTTCGTCTTAAGCGTATCTTCGCGGCCCGGGGTAACGATCGTCGTGTCTTCAAATGTGATGCGGTAGCGCTGACCGTTCAACAATGCCGTGCGGTCAAACAAGTTCACATCAATCACACCGGAAGAAGCGCCGGAGATATGCTCGATTGCACGCGCCGGTTTGATATATCCGGCAGAAGGGGCATTGGGTGTGACGATGGCAACATTGCGGCCAAAAATAAACTCGCCGGGGTTGGTAAAATCCCGCTGAATCGATACCGGACTTTCACCCGGCGGAATGCCTTTGGTCGGCTCGTTGCGGTCGACCAAACCATAATCATAGGCAGTAATGGCGTAAAAATAGCGCTGACCATTTATGACATCCTCATCGACCCAATGATGCACGATACCGGAATTGCGGCCAAGATCGAATTTCACGCCGTTGAGGTCGACGGGATGATAGCCTTCGTATTGATCCACCAGATCGAACTGCACGAGGGGTTTGCGCAGCGTAATATTGCCGGCGCCGTCCGTGATCACAGAAACGTCTTTGAACGAGGCGTCGGTGGCGCGATAAATACGATAGCCCTCGAAATCGTTGCCGTTCTCGCCCAAGCGCGCCAGGAAGCGGTCAAACGAACGCTCGGCAGCATCATCCCAGTAGAGATGAACCTTGCCGTCCTGCGCAATCGCCTTGAGCGTGGGCTGCAAGGGTGTCAACGCAAATTGATAGTCGGTGTCATATGTGGTTTGCGCCGCGGCGCGATTCAGCAGCGCATCTGTTGTGTCCTGCCCCAGGCACACTGCCATGGAAATACGTTCGGTGATGCCCGCCGGAATGGGGAACAAACCAGCGCCAACGAACAGATTGTAGTCGCCCGTGATGCCGCCGATATTGCCGATGCCCGGCACCAAAAAGCGATTAAAAAAAGTCGCATCGTTGGCGAGACTGGCGTTGAGATCGCCCGAGCCGCCATATTGAATATTGGTAAAACCAATTTGATCGGACTCTGAAATATCCGTTTTGTCGATGTTCGGCTCGCCCGGCAAATTGGTGCCGGCGCCTGAGGTGGGCTTGCCGTCGCCTTCACCAAAATCGCCGGTTCCGGCGAGGCCGTCGCGGCCAACATCGTCCGTGGCGATATTCCAGTCGTTGTCGTTATCGATCCCGTCTTCGCGCGATTCATCGATCATTTCATCAATGCCCTCGTCGATCAAACCGTTGCCGTCGTTGTCAATGCCGTCGGCATAGGCGCGATTCAAATCCTCTTGGCCTTCATCGCGCAAGCCATTGCCGTTGTCATCGCGGCCATTGCCGGGGATTTCGCCGGCGAGCATGGCAGCCGTAACCACCGGGCTGCCGGCCTCGCCGTCGCCGTTGTTGTCAATGCCGTCGACAAAACCATTGCCAGGGTTAAAAATCGGCGAGGTGCGGAAAATGTGAATTTCGCTTTCATCGATCAGGCCATTGCCGTTGTCATCCTGCAGATTGTCTGCCCGCTCGCCGGTAATAATTTCCAGCGTGATGATCGGACTATTTGCTTCGCCGTCCAAATCATTGTCAATGCCGTCGCTGTCATTACCTGGCGTTTCAAGGAACGAGGTTGCCACCACGCCCACGGGATCGCTGCCAAAAAACTGGTCGCCGATGCCGTCAGCATCGGTTGACCACGCGACGTCCGTGGCCAGGGAGAAATAGGCAATATCATCGCCGCCATCGCCGCCCACCAAATCCGCGAGCAAGATGTTCACACCGAAGCGCGGAAGCAGCTTCGAACCGTCATTTTTCAAATAATGAAGAATAAAGACGACGTCCTGCACTAAAACCTGGCTCCATTGCAACACGCGCGTTTCCATCACAATGCCGAGGCCGCGCCGGGTGAGATCGGTTTCATCCGGGGAATAATCCCATTTATCAAAATTGTCATCGCCGGTTTTGAAGACGAATTCCTGATCTGCGGTTTTAACCGAGAGATCGGGCGGCACTTTGCCGAACAACCCATTCCAACTTCCCGGCCAGCCGGGATCGATGGCGTCTTCTTGCTTATCCGGCCAAAACGCGGGCCAGGAATTTCTGTCGAGCAAGTTCGCCACCGCGGAATTGGCGCCGGCCGCGGTGTTGATATAACCCGTAATGGGTTGCAATTCCCAGCTTGAACCGTTGTTGCGGTCGGGCTTGCCGAGCGCGGCGGTTGCAATGCGCCGCGTGACGCCGGCGTTGTCAACGATTTCGGCGCCATACATCGGCGAGGTCAACGCCATGTAATACTTGCGGGTGTTGGCCGGCCATTCGTAGGGGATTTCATCCGGCACGCCCGCGGAACGGCCGGTGATGCCATAGTTGAAAATCGTGGTGCCAACCAAATTGGCGTTGGTGTAAGTCTTCCGGCGCTCATTAAAGTTGCTGCGCTCCTTCGAAGGAACATACTGCGCCGGGGCCAACGCCGGCAACGCGAGCAGCAGAATGAGCAGGATTCTCGAAAATTTCATGAAGAAGCTCCCTCGTTATTGCAATTTTTCAATGGCAGATGATGATTCGGCAGAATCATTGTCTGCTCTACTTTCTCATCCGGTGAAATCAGAAGCTCAGGCGCAAGCCCAACTGCACTTCACGCGGTTCGCTGAAGCGATCCGGCTGGCGCAGGAATTCTTCCGCGGTGTTGTTGCGAATCGTCGCCGAACGCGCTTCGGAAAACGTGGTGGAGTTGGTGGCGCGGCCGGTATCGCCGTAAACATTGATCTCGTTGCGCCGGTCGAACAAATTATAAACATTGCCGAGCAGCGCGACTTCCCAGCCCGCGAGACGCATTGACTTGGACAACCGCAAATCGAACACCATAAAATAAGGCGCATTGCGGCTGTTGCGCGCAAAGTTCAGATTCGTGCTCGTGCCGGTGCGCGCAGCGCGCTGAACTGAAGGCGTGTACGGTTGGCCGGAATGATAGCGGCCCAGCAGACTCGCTGCCCAACCGCTATGCTGAAACGTCACGGTGCCGTTCACATTATGGCGCTGATCCCATTCCAACGGCACGATGAATTGCGTCGGCTCGGAATTGCCCTGGCGCCGGCCAAATTCTTCGCCGGGATCGGAATTGCTGCCCTCGGCGACCTGGAAGGTATAATCAATGGAATAGGTCAGCATGCGCGAACGGAATTGCTGCAATGTAAACGTCACACCGCGCACGTTGGCATAATCAAGATTGCGATAAATGAAGTAGGTTCGGCTGGCGTTGACCTGGCCGCCTTCGCCCACGGTTTCAATCGGCGGGCTGGTGCCGACCCAGTTACGCACGTCGCGATAAAAAGCCGTGATGTCAATGCCGATGGTCTCGCCCAGTTGCTGCTTCAAACCGAGCTCATACATCACGGTCTTTTGCGGCTCCAAATCCGCATTGCCGTAAATGCCGTAATTGCCGCCGCCCACCGGCACTTTGAACCCGGGATTTTGATAAAGCAGCTCGAACGACGGAATCTGCAAGAAATGGCCGTACGAGAAGTGAATCGCGCCTTTGTCGGTGATGGGATAAGCGATGCCGAAGCGCGGGCTGACTTGATACTTCGCCGAGGGCTTCTTGTACCATTGCGCCAGCCGCTGTTCCAACGACAGAACTTGATACGCGTCGTTTTGCGGCTCATAAACATTGGGATCGCTGGGATCGACCAGCACCAGGCCTTTGGAATCGAAATAATCAAAACGCAAACCGGCGTTGATGACGATATCGCGCGCTTCGAACTTATCCTGGGCGTAAAACGACATGTAATAAGGATGACGCGCGCCGTCCGGACCTTCTAGGTTAGTTTCATTGCCAAAGGTGTCATAGCCGTACGTCAAGGCCTGCGAGGCGCCGGAAAGCGTGCGAAACGCGCCAACGGCAACCGGGTCGCCGGCCAGGGCGTCGCGGTAAATATCAGGGTTTTGCCGCGCGGCCTGCAATTGCGTGCGCGCCCATTGCGCATCCGAGGCAAAGCTGCGCGCCGTCCAGCGTTCATAGGAGCCGCCGAACTTGATTTCATGATTGCGGTATTGCGTGGTGAATCCCATCGAACCGCCCAGGTAGCTGCGCTTGTTCTTGAAATAATTGGCGGGTGTGCCGGGCGCATTGAAGTCGAAACCGTAGATATCCATGGTCTGCGTGCCGCCGCGCCAGGGATTGAGATTATCGTTGAAGAATGTCACACCCACGTCGGCGTTGCCCGTGCTGTCCCAATAAGCCCAGAAATTGTGTTCGAGCAGGGGATCGTACCGGACTTCCCGGCGATCGAAATAATTCAAGTTGACTTCGTAGAACGATCGTGAGCCGAGCAAATGCGTGACTTTGAAATTCAACAGGCCAGTGCTCAAATCTTCAAGCTGGTTGCGCTCCAAATTGAACAGCCGTGCCGCCAGGCTGCCAAAAAAGTTACCATTCGGTCCGATCAAATCATCCTGCCGGCGCCAACTCAACGAACCACCCAACCGGAAGATGAACGGCTTGGCGTCGAACACCAGGGTGCCGTTACCGATCCATTGTTGGCGGCTGGAGGCCGGAATGGCATTGTCGCCCATATGAATGCCGCGTTGTTGCACCAACGCTTCGAGATTGGGGTCGCGGTTGTTGGTAAAAATCAGGGGGAAGTTGTGCTCATCGACATATTGATCGGCGTGATTGAAATCGAATCCCTTCCAGAAGCGCGCCGCACGATCACGCTCAAATGTGTTTTGCGCTGCCACAAAAAATTTGAGCCGTTTGTTCAGCAACGGACCGCTCAGCGTCGCGGTGTAATCCGTGTAGCCATAAGAATGCGTCCCGAGGAATTTGTTGCCGCGATCGACGACATTATCGCTCTCCGCCTGCAGGCTGAAGTGATAATCGTTGCTGCCGCTTTTCAACGTCTGGCGAATGATCCCGGCGTTGGCGCCGCCAAATTCGGCGTTATAGCCGCCCGCTTGAATTTGAAATTCCTCCAGCGCCTCCGGAATAACCGTTACTGCGTTGGCGCCGTTATCGGCGTCCCGGGCATTGGCGCCTTCGAGATAATATCCCACTTCGTCGTTGCGTCCGCCGCGCACGAACAACGCGCCATCCTGCACCACCACGCCGGGCTGCAGGGCAATCACGGCGTTCACGCTGCGCACCGGAATTTTCTGAAAATCCTCATAGCTTTGAATGCGCGTTGCGTTCGTGGCATTTTGATTCACCAACGGGCGCTCGGCGACAATCGACACGCCAGCCACTTCCAACGCTTCCGAAGGCATGCTGAAATTCACTTCCGTGGTCAAATCGGAATTCACGCGCACATTGGAAATCGTGACTTCGCGATAGCCAATGAAAGTGGCTTTCACTTGATAAACACCGAGGGGAACATTCAAAATGAGAAATTCACCGTTCAGATCAGCGGCGGCGCCCATCGACGTACCGACAATAAGAACCGTGGCGCTGGGCAGCGGCTCACCGGATTCACGATCAACCACTTTGCCCTTGATCTTTCCCGTCGTTCCGGCGGAAAGCAGCACGGGCAGAAACACGGCGGCAAGGGCGCTACTCAAAAATCTTCGAAGGACCATTCTTCCTCCTTAACGGATGAGAATAAGGAATTGTGGAATTTTTTCTTGTGCGATTCAATCGGCGACGTTTTTGATCAGTGCAGCACTCGCATCTCCGAGAATCATGCTCGTATGGCTTGTCGAGACACTCAATGGTGAAGATACCAGAACCGTGTTGCTGCCCGCGATTTTGGCTTCGACGGTATAGCTTCCGGCCGGCACAGCCTGATAATTCGACACGCCCTTGTAGGCAAGGCTGGTGGCCAGCACCGTGTCTGCCCCGGCAGTCACAGTAACGTCGACGGCGGCGGGCGCATAGAAATTCGCCACCCGAAACGCCACCTGCGGCGCATCAAAAACGCGGCGTTCGGAGAGCCGTAAAAATTCGCGCGGCGCGCCGGCAAGCGCGGGCAATACCACCACCGTTCCGCGCAGATTGGTTGACATCGCCACGAACTGCCGTTCGCCTGAGGAAAGAGCAACTTCGCGGCTTCCGGCAGGATATTCGCGATGCGCCAGATCGCCGGCGTAATCCAATGCCCCTTGTTGCACACCATCAACGGCAAGCTGCACGTTTCCAAGCTCGGGCGCCGCATGCACAAACCTGAATTCCGCACGGAAATCAGGCGGCGTGGGGCCGGTCGACGGCACATCAGCGCAACTCAGCACGGCCGCAGAAACGAGCATTGCCATAACGACTCTCATTTTGGGTGAGATCATTGAACCTCCTTAGCTATTTTTTTGAAAGAAATGGAAAAAGGAAAAGCATGCACAAAGCTGTCGGGAGTTGATCAACAAAACGCCAAAAATCTTGCGTCTCATGTTCGCAAACAAAAAGCAACGATCATCTGTTCAGCAAAACCCGAAACGCGGTATCACTGACAGCAGAATGAATGCTCGCATGAATGTTATGATGAGATAAAGGGAAGGCGTAAAAGGTGGGATGGCAAAAAAGAAATACTTGCCTTTATTGCGGGAAGGCTATATATTGCCGCCGGATTGTTAAAGGGCCACCATGTCCTTTTACGCCAGCTCAATGAGAGTTGCCGCTCTCATTGAGCTTTTTTATTGCTGATCACGTTTGTTAAGAATAAAACTCTCCACAGTTTTGTTGTTGATTTTCCTACCAAATAGTGTGATGCTTTTTAAGCAAAGCGCATGCCATCAAAAAGTCACACCTGAGATACGACACAAACTCAACGTATTTGAACCTTCTTCTGTCTCTTGACAAAATCATCGTGCAGCTTTGTGCATTAATCATGTGCATCATTTTGCATGCAAAAATTATTCGGATAAATTTGTGGCTTTTGTTTTGGAGATCAATACTCAGCGAGCACACTCATACGATTGACAGACACACAAAGGTTTCATTCGGTTTCACTTTTTAACACAAAATCAGATTTCTATGGACAGTGCACGCTCAACAGCAAGACGGCTATAAGCGGTGAACGTTGCACGTCCTTTTGCCAGTGGTGATTTTCTAGTAACGTGACGCGCATCGAGTCGAGCCGCGTTTGTGCTCGTCGAGCCAGGTGGGGAGAAAATGAATCTCTACGGATAGGCAGGGCATGGATAGGTTCAGCAGAACAGCCTTCTCGCCGAGATTACGCGCGGCATCGCCAGCCTGAACCAGATCGTATATCTCTCCGGCGAGAGTTCAAGCTCTTGTTCGAGAGCCGCCAGATCTAACCAACGCCATTCCATCACTTCGTTGGGATTGGGGCGGGGCTGGCCATTAAAATGGCCGATAAAAACGTGATCGAATTCATGCTCGATCAAAGCGCGCTCAAGTGGCGCCTTGTAGATGAAATGAAAAGCCTTGTGAAGAGCGCACTCAAACCCCATTTCCTCGCACAAACGCCGCACGGCCGCCGCTTCAACAGATTCCCCCGGCCGGGGATGGCTGCAGCAGGTGTTCGTCCACAAGCCGGAGGAATGATACTTGTTCAACGCCCGGCGCTGCAGCAGTAACTCGCCCTCATTGTTAAAAACAAAGATTGAAAAGGCGCGATGCAATTTGCCGCCGCGATGCGCGCTCATTTTTTCGGAAATACCGAGGGGGCGATCGTTTTCATCAACCAGGATAACGTGTTCCGGCATCCGCTCATTCTTGGTTTGAGGTTAACACCGGCTGCTCGCGCAAAAGCGCATCGATTTGCGCAAATAGTCTTTGCAATTCGCTGGAATTCACCGGCCCGGTAAGGCTGTGACGGATTCCGCCCTCGCAATCGACAACCACCAGCCTGAAGGTGTGGTTTTCATAACCAAACTGCGCAGAGACCCGGCCTTGCCAATCCAGCAACACCGGATACTTGACGCTCGCTCGAATGAATGCGCTCACCAACGCGCGCGCAATCGCTGGCACGGCAGAAAGCACGGCCACGCCTGTGATATCGATTTGATTGCCGTAGCGCTTATAAATCGGCCTCACCCATCCCTCGATGCTGGTCGTGCCCTTTTGATCGGCAAAGGTGATGATGCGAATTTTGGCCGAAGGGAAAACACAGTTTCGCGTAATGCCGTATTGATCCTGCAATTCAAAACCCAACGCTTGCGGATAAACAGCGGCAGAGTCAGCGGTGGCTGCGCCCGCGGAGTCCGGCGAAACATTTCGCGGGCTTTCACCGGAACCGGCGATTTCCGTAAAATGACCGTTGTGCCCACTCGTGTGCGCAAAACCTCGCGTAACCACAAAGGCGCTTATCATAACAAAAAATAAAAAAACATGCGACATTCATTTGCCCTGAAATTTTTGCTCATGGTCAACTTTTAGGATTCGATCAAAAATAAATCCGCCAACTGATTAGCCAACTCTTCGACCTCCGGCTCGGCGCGATTGGTTAGGATGATCACGGTGAACTTGTCCTCGGGATAACGCTGGATCACGTTGCGAAAGCCGGAGGTGCTGCCGGTATGTTGCACCCGTGCGCGGCTGCGATAGTCGTCGATGCGCCAACCGAAACCGTAGTCAATCGTTTGGCCGTCATTCAAAACACCTTTCGAGAACGCTTGCTGCAGAGCCTCACGCTTAACCAGCCTTTCCGAGTATAGCGCTTGATCCCATTTGAATAAGTCTTCAATCGAAGAATAAATGCCGCCGTCGCCCAGCACGGCACTGGTCAAACTCTGATCTTTAAAAACGAACGAGCCGTTTTCTTCGCGATACCCCATGGCGCGATGCTTAACCGTTGAGATGCCATGCTCAAATGCAACGGTATTGGCCATGCCGAGCGGCATAAAAATGTTCTCACGCAAGAACTCCGCAAATGACTTTCCCGAAATTTTTTTGACAACCATTGCCAACACGGCATAACCGGAATTGCTGTAACGATATTGCGCGCCCGGCGTGAAATAGGTTGAGTCTTGCGTCGTCATCATGCGCAAAACATCCTTATCCAACACTTGCACGGTCGCCGTGTCGGGGATTAAATCTTCATAATCGATCAAACCCGAAGTGTGCTGCAACAAATGCCGTATCGTAATCGCATTGCCATAAGGCGGAAATTCCGGAAAGATTTCCGCAAGCGTGCGTTCATAGGTCAATTGACCGCGCTCAACCAGCATCATGATACACATGGCCGTGAACGGCTTGGTCACGGAAGCCAGGCGAAAATTCGTCGCCGGAAGCACCAGTTGGTTTTCTTCGAGATGAGCCATGCCATAGGCGCGCACAAAAACGGGTTTACCATTTTTGATCACCATAACCGCGGCGCCCGGTGTAGCCGCGTTATTGTAGGCTTGAAAAATCTGATCGACTTTTGCGGTTTTTTCCATGCTGCAACCCATTCCGAGAAGTAGGACAAAGCAAAGTGTTTTTCGGTAATTTTTTCTTATCGTCATGCGGCTAGCATCTCCAGGTTACGAATCCACTAAGAAATTGTCGATCAAGCGCGTTTTTCCCACAAAAACCGCAAGCGAGAATAGCGCCTGCGCCGAAATGTGTTCGAGTTCAATCATGGTCATGGGATCGGCAACGCTGGCGTAATCGAGGCGGGCGAGCTTCTCCTGCGCGACGGTCGCAGTCATGATCGCGCGCAGCGATTCACCGCGTTTTTCCCCGGCGCGCCAGGCTGATTCCGCCGCAGCCAGCGCGCGATAGAGCACGGTGGCAGCCTGGCGTTCTTCCGGCGAGAGATACTTGTTGCGGGAGCTCATGGCCAAACCGTCCGGCTCACGCACCGTCGGGCACACGATGAATTCCAGATTAAAATTGAGATCTGCGACCATTTGTCGCAGCACGGCAACTTGTTGCGCATCCTTCTGGCCGAAGTAGGCGCGCGTTGGCTGTACGATATTGAAGAGTTTCGTCACGACTGTGGCAACGCCTTGAAAATGGGACGGACGCGAAGCGCCTTCCAGCGTCTTGGCAACCTCACCGACGGAAACATACGTTTGAAAGCCCGGCGGGTACATATCCGCATCATTTGGCGTGAAAACAAGATCGGTATGCGCGGCGCGTAGCAGTTCCATATCGCGCTCTAATGCGCGTGGATATTGGCTCAAATCTTCACCCGGCCCAAATTGCGTGGGATTCACAAAAATGCTGACGGCAACTCGTTCATTCTCCTCGCGCGCCCGGCGAACCAATGAGAGATGACCTTCGTGCAAATAGCCCATAGTTGGCACGAAGCCCCAGGTCAAATGCGGATTTTCCCAGCGCAAGGCGCGCACGCGTGAGATATCATTGGTAACGTTCATCGAGGCTGCTTTGCATCAATTTAAAAAATTTGCGCTTGCTCGAATCAAAAACCGCCGGCGTTGTTGATTTCGGCGAATACCAGCCACGGCCAAGCCGCGGCTGAACGCATTCGGGGCTGGAATCATCGCAAAAGCTGTTGCACTTCCGCAATTTCGATTTTCTCCGCGCCGGCGCGCATGAGGCGCAACAAAAGCGCATTCACCGGCGTGGGCACATTCAATTTTTCACCGCAGGCAACGAGCGCACCGGTGATGGCTTCGATTTCCGTGGGCGCGCCGCGCAAAACATCCTGCAACATCGACGAATGATTATCGGCCGTGGCGCGCGCCACTTCCAATGCGCGTTGTCCCGCATCGGCGTAATCGAGTGGAATATTTTGGGCGCGGGCAACCTGGGCAGCCTCTTCGGCAGCTTGCATCATGAGTTGCCGCGCATGACTATCTTCTGCCAAATAGCCGTTCGTTAACCGCAACAACGCAGAAAGCGGATTTATGCCGGCATTGATCACGAGCTTGCTCCACAAGACGCTGCGCACATCATCAACAACTGCGATTTCGATTTGCGCATGCTCGAAAAGTTGAAGGAGCCGGTCGAAACCCGGCGTCCAGGAATCCGGGCGAGTGATATGTGTCAGCCCCACACCGGCATGCCGCACGACGCCCGGCTGCACCAGCATGGCGCCATGCGCCGTACTTCCCAAAATCACACGCGCAGGCGCGACAACTGCCGCAATTTTTTCCGCGTGCCCCAAACCGTTTTGCAAAGTCAATGCGAGGCCGTCAGAGAGCAGAATCTGTTCGGCCAAGGCTGCCGCTTGCTCGGTTTTATGGCTTTTCACCAGGATGATCGCGAGATCGACGCGCCCAACCTCGCTGACATCATCGGCTATTCTCACCTGGTGTTGCGTTGCGTGATTGCGCTGATCAATGAGCGTCAGGCCTGTGCGGCGCACCGCTTCCACTTGCGCCGGCCAATCTCCGCACATGACGAGATCACACGAGGCATGCAAACGCGCGGCAAACAAGCTGCCCATCGCGCCGATGCCAATGATGGCTACGTGCATGGCAGGTTATTGCGCTTCCGCATTTTTGATGATGTCATTGAGCTTTTCGATTTCGCCGGCGGGCATCTCATAGGCATGCTGCTCATCCGGGAAGCGGCCATTTTCTACCTCGTCGCGATAGGCGGCCAATGCCGCGTGAATGATTTTTCCGGCTTCCGCGAATCGTTTCACGAAACGCGGCTGCAGCCCTTCGAAAAGTCCGAGCACATCGTGATACACCAAAACCTGGCCGTCACACTCGCGGCCGGCGCCAATGCCGATGGTGGGAATGCTCAAGCGTGAGGTGATCAGCGCGGCCAGCGGCGCAGGAATCGCTTCGAGCACAACAGCAAAACAACCGGCGTCCTGCAAAAAAAGTGCATCCTGCAACAGCTCATAAGCGCCTTCGGCGGTTTTGCCTTGCACGCGATAACCGCCGAGTTTCGACAACGATTGCGGCGTCAAACCAATGTGGCCCATCACCGGAATGCCCGCGGCAATGATGGCTTTGATGGTTGCCAACATTTCCTGCCCGCCTTCCAGCTTGACCGCGTTCATCCCGCCTTCCTGCAAAAACCGCACGGCATTGCGCACGGCTTCCCCCGGTGAAACTTCGTAGGATCCGAAGGGCATGTCGCCGACGAGAAATGCTTGCCGCGCCGCGCGCGCAGCAGCTTTGCAGTGGTGCAGCATATCCGCCATCGTCACGGCTACAGTACTCTCGTAACCCAGCATCACCATGCCGAGGGAATCGCCCACCAGAATAATATCAATGCCGGCCTGATCAACCAACGCCGCGGACGAATAGTCGTAAGCCGTCATCATAACGATCTTTTGGCGTTGCTCTTTCTTGTTCTGTAAATCGAGTATGGTAATTTTTTGATGTGTGTTTTGCGCAGACATGATTTTTATGCTCACGTTAACATTCTAACTCGCCAAACGCAGGCGTGCCACCTGCGCCAGCGGGATCTCGTTAAAGCGGTGTTGCGATTCCAAATGTCCTTAACTTCCTGATTGATCTCTAACACCAAAAATGCCCTCCTCGATGACACTGGTTTTTGTCTCAACGTATTCCGCTTTAGGCCTCTGCGACAACAGGCGCTTCAACATGCTGCTTATGCTCCGTTTCAACGGTAGACATTGCAGACTCCATCGTATCGAAACACACTTGCACGCGCAACGCCTTTAAGCCGTGCATGCCTTGCAGATCTTCCAATTCAACGTCTTCAACTTCGCTGGTTAATTCTCCGGCAGCCTGCAAATAGTCGATATATTCGCGATACTCTGCGGCTTCGCGTGGTTGCGAATATATAATGGCGATCTTTCCGGGTTGCGTCAGGCGCTCTTTTGTGCCTTTGATCAGGGCTTTGTCAATGCGTTTTTTCATGATTTCGTAGCGCACATTATAGGCGCCGTCAACATCGAATTTCTTTTCATCATAGCGAAAACGAATCGCCAGCGGCGTGTTTTGCACCAGGATCAAATGCGCCATATCAAGCGGCACTCTGAGTATAGGTTTTTCGGCCTCGCCGCGGCGCGCGACGCCGATCATCATCTGCAATTGCCAGAGGCGAATGTTTTTCAGATAAAGCTGATCGAATTTGCCGTTTTCCACCAGCGCAGCGCCGATATAAATACCGTGATCGACGCCGTCGCTTTTGT from Cytophagia bacterium CHB2 includes the following:
- a CDS encoding 2-dehydropantoate 2-reductase; amino-acid sequence: MHVAIIGIGAMGSLFAARLHASCDLVMCGDWPAQVEAVRRTGLTLIDQRNHATQHQVRIADDVSEVGRVDLAIILVKSHKTEQAAALAEQILLSDGLALTLQNGLGHAEKIAAVVAPARVILGSTAHGAMLVQPGVVRHAGVGLTHITRPDSWTPGFDRLLQLFEHAQIEIAVVDDVRSVLWSKLVINAGINPLSALLRLTNGYLAEDSHARQLMMQAAEEAAQVARAQNIPLDYADAGQRALEVARATADNHSSMLQDVLRGAPTEIEAITGALVACGEKLNVPTPVNALLLRLMRAGAEKIEIAEVQQLLR
- the panB gene encoding 3-methyl-2-oxobutanoate hydroxymethyltransferase — protein: MSAQNTHQKITILDLQNKKEQRQKIVMMTAYDYSSAALVDQAGIDIILVGDSLGMVMLGYESTVAVTMADMLHHCKAAARAARQAFLVGDMPFGSYEVSPGEAVRNAVRFLQEGGMNAVKLEGGQEMLATIKAIIAAGIPVMGHIGLTPQSLSKLGGYRVQGKTAEGAYELLQDALFLQDAGCFAVVLEAIPAPLAALITSRLSIPTIGIGAGRECDGQVLVYHDVLGLFEGLQPRFVKRFAEAGKIIHAALAAYRDEVENGRFPDEQHAYEMPAGEIEKLNDIIKNAEAQ